The following proteins are encoded in a genomic region of Haloarcula marina:
- a CDS encoding DUF7091 family protein, translating to MSDGDDRGDRLGRFIEGALRSVGDQLSEAKRAYSDGKRAALAGLPRDEDGRARIVCRRHAEYRAVSLDPASRPDCFDPDHPDCQGCVEDIRDETIETW from the coding sequence ATGAGCGACGGCGACGACCGAGGCGACCGACTCGGGCGGTTTATCGAGGGAGCGCTCCGCTCGGTCGGCGACCAACTGTCGGAAGCCAAACGGGCCTACAGCGACGGCAAGCGGGCCGCGCTGGCGGGCCTCCCGCGCGACGAAGACGGACGGGCGCGGATCGTCTGTCGCCGCCACGCCGAGTACCGGGCCGTCTCGCTGGACCCAGCCTCTCGACCCGACTGTTTCGACCCCGACCACCCTGACTGTCAGGGGTGCGTCGAGGACATCCGCGATGAAACTATCGAGACGTGGTGA
- a CDS encoding TRAM domain-containing protein → MPDCPLADECPSFTERIEGMGCTHYGDRGGAEWCNHYSQPISDLKSQPVKIGQEVEVEVDDIHESGAGVGRTEDGFIVMVDGVLPPAKSLVKITKVRSNHARADELERLERDEDDADDDSDAADADDGEAEDDADDNRRLGSRDNFWGS, encoded by the coding sequence ATGCCTGACTGTCCGCTCGCCGACGAGTGTCCCAGTTTCACCGAACGCATCGAGGGGATGGGGTGTACGCACTACGGCGACCGCGGCGGCGCGGAGTGGTGTAACCACTACAGCCAGCCGATTTCGGACTTGAAGAGCCAACCGGTGAAAATCGGGCAGGAGGTGGAAGTCGAAGTCGACGACATCCACGAGAGCGGCGCGGGCGTCGGCCGCACGGAAGACGGCTTTATCGTGATGGTCGACGGCGTCCTCCCACCCGCGAAATCGCTCGTCAAAATCACGAAAGTCCGGTCGAACCACGCCCGCGCCGACGAACTCGAACGACTCGAACGCGACGAGGACGACGCGGACGACGACAGCGACGCGGCCGACGCCGACGACGGCGAGGCCGAAGACGACGCGGACGACAACCGACGACTCGGTAGCCGCGACAACTTCTGGGGCAGTTAG
- a CDS encoding VOC family protein — protein sequence MDATAHHYAVTVSDLERAVEFYRDVLGLDVLSRFAVGGEAFATGVGVDGASADFAHLDAGGARIELVEYAPEGDAVAESDLNRPGATHLGLEVEDLDAVYEGLPDDVETLAAPQTTESGTRILFVRDPEGTLVELLET from the coding sequence ATGGACGCGACCGCACATCACTACGCCGTCACCGTCAGCGACCTCGAACGGGCCGTCGAGTTCTACCGCGACGTGCTCGGACTCGACGTGCTGTCTCGCTTCGCCGTCGGCGGCGAGGCCTTCGCCACCGGCGTCGGCGTCGACGGCGCGAGCGCCGACTTCGCCCATCTGGACGCGGGCGGCGCGCGAATCGAACTCGTCGAGTACGCGCCCGAGGGCGACGCCGTCGCCGAGAGCGACCTGAACCGACCGGGAGCGACCCATCTGGGCCTCGAAGTCGAGGACTTGGACGCCGTCTACGAAGGGCTACCCGACGACGTGGAGACGCTGGCCGCGCCACAGACCACCGAGAGCGGCACGCGAATTCTGTTCGTCCGGGACCCGGAGGGCACGCTGGTCGAACTGCTGGAGACGTGA
- a CDS encoding globin-coupled sensor protein gives MTSYAEVFGQGGLNDRVDPDALLTDIGLDRAEIAWRKDFVDFDEDDVARLDGLRTLFEANAEEIGDRFYENLTQYDQTVEVLGRSPKAVDALKQTQEAYFATLAGGEYGEEYFRNRARIGKLHDVLDMPMKHYIGQYGVYYDLVLPLLTDRASDRIHDRVATALNGAATDGGVAADATADGDETLDAVQTAVDEELADLRADISAVLRIINLDMQVVADTYIHSYSQQLSAEVDRRERLAAEVESDLEAPMTELRRSADSVADSSQQIADLTTEQSKRVQSIASEVSNMSATVEEVAASASEVERNSEDAQSLAEDGQDAADEAMAVMDDVGDAVDGVADDVDELQDRVGEIDAVVEVINDIAEQTNILALNASIEAARAGEAGSGFAVVADEVKSLAGESKERAQEIEALVAAIEADTEDTVDSLAETTRQIERGFERVGEAMQLLDDIASAVEETATGIREVSEATDDQAASTEEVASMLDELVAQADTVAAEVEQIAAANEQQAATMDEVAQNVRRLTE, from the coding sequence ATGACATCGTACGCGGAGGTGTTCGGACAGGGTGGCTTGAACGACCGCGTCGACCCTGACGCGTTGCTCACCGATATCGGCCTCGACCGCGCGGAGATAGCGTGGCGCAAGGACTTCGTCGACTTCGACGAGGACGACGTAGCCAGACTCGACGGACTCCGAACACTGTTCGAAGCCAACGCCGAGGAGATAGGCGACCGCTTCTACGAGAACCTCACGCAGTACGACCAGACCGTCGAGGTACTCGGTCGGTCGCCGAAGGCCGTCGACGCGCTCAAACAGACCCAAGAGGCGTACTTCGCGACGCTCGCCGGCGGCGAGTACGGCGAGGAGTACTTCCGGAACCGCGCCCGTATCGGCAAACTCCACGACGTCCTCGACATGCCGATGAAACACTACATCGGCCAGTACGGGGTGTACTACGACCTCGTCCTCCCGCTGTTGACCGACCGGGCGAGCGACCGCATCCACGACCGCGTGGCGACGGCGCTGAACGGGGCGGCCACCGACGGTGGTGTCGCGGCCGACGCGACGGCAGACGGCGACGAGACCCTCGACGCGGTCCAGACGGCCGTCGACGAGGAACTCGCGGACCTCCGTGCGGACATCAGCGCGGTCCTGCGCATCATCAACCTCGACATGCAGGTGGTCGCGGACACCTACATCCACTCCTACAGCCAGCAGTTGTCCGCGGAGGTCGACCGCCGGGAACGGTTGGCCGCCGAAGTCGAGTCGGACCTCGAAGCGCCGATGACCGAACTCCGCCGCTCGGCCGACAGCGTCGCCGACTCCTCCCAGCAAATCGCCGACCTGACCACCGAGCAGTCCAAACGCGTCCAGTCCATCGCCAGCGAAGTCTCGAACATGAGCGCCACCGTCGAGGAGGTGGCCGCCAGCGCCTCCGAAGTCGAGCGCAACAGCGAGGACGCCCAAAGCCTCGCCGAAGACGGCCAAGACGCCGCCGACGAGGCGATGGCCGTCATGGACGACGTGGGCGACGCCGTCGACGGCGTGGCCGACGACGTGGACGAACTCCAAGACAGAGTCGGCGAAATCGACGCCGTCGTGGAAGTCATCAACGACATCGCCGAGCAGACCAACATCCTCGCGCTGAACGCCTCCATCGAGGCCGCCCGCGCCGGTGAGGCCGGGTCCGGGTTCGCCGTCGTCGCAGACGAGGTCAAGAGCCTCGCCGGAGAATCGAAAGAGCGCGCCCAAGAGATAGAGGCGCTCGTGGCCGCCATCGAGGCCGACACCGAGGACACCGTCGACAGTCTGGCCGAGACCACGAGACAAATCGAACGTGGCTTCGAACGCGTCGGCGAGGCCATGCAACTGCTGGACGACATCGCCAGCGCCGTCGAAGAGACGGCCACCGGGATTCGGGAAGTCTCCGAAGCCACCGACGACCAAGCCGCCAGCACCGAGGAAGTCGCCAGCATGCTCGACGAACTCGTCGCCCAGGCCGACACCGTCGCCGCCGAAGTCGAGCAAATCGCCGCCGCCAACGAGCAACAGGCCGCCACCATGGACGAGGTGGCACAGAACGTCCGCCGACTGACGGAGTAA
- a CDS encoding RPA family protein: MASTPTREVAQRVFAREFNDASYTFQESDDERAPRYALLPTGERANRVFLVGTLTETEDVGEDSEYWQGRVVDPNGDTFFMYAGQYQPDAASMLRELEPPAYVAVVGKPRTYETEEGDVNVSIRPESISKVDEATRDRWVAETAERTLDRIRRFTESDPEDPATNEYVAMAYEHYGDDVERYKQGVLGALESLQDEQAEASA; encoded by the coding sequence ATGGCGAGCACCCCCACCCGCGAAGTCGCCCAGCGCGTCTTCGCCCGCGAGTTCAACGATGCGAGTTACACGTTCCAGGAATCGGACGACGAGCGCGCACCGCGCTACGCCCTCCTGCCGACGGGCGAACGCGCAAACCGCGTGTTCCTCGTCGGGACGCTGACCGAGACGGAGGACGTCGGCGAGGACAGCGAGTACTGGCAGGGGCGGGTCGTCGACCCCAACGGCGACACGTTCTTCATGTACGCCGGGCAGTACCAGCCCGACGCCGCCTCGATGCTGCGCGAACTGGAGCCACCGGCGTACGTCGCCGTCGTCGGCAAACCGCGCACCTACGAGACCGAGGAGGGCGACGTGAACGTCTCCATCCGACCGGAGTCCATCTCGAAGGTGGACGAGGCCACCCGGGACCGCTGGGTCGCCGAGACGGCCGAGCGCACCCTCGACCGCATCCGTCGATTCACCGAATCGGACCCGGAGGACCCGGCGACGAACGAGTACGTCGCGATGGCCTACGAGCACTACGGTGACGACGTCGAGCGGTACAAACAGGGCGTCCTCGGCGCGTTAGAGAGTCTGCAAGACGAGCAGGCCGAAGCCAGCGCCTGA
- a CDS encoding SDR family oxidoreductase — protein MDLELDGNVALCTAATSGLGLASAERLAREGADVAVCGTTPAHVDGARERLDAAGEGDVLAVEADITDRDEVEAFVEETVAELGGLDHVVTSAGGPAPGSFLDTTEREWYGAYDVLVMSVVWTTRFAYPYLRDSEAGTVVNITSRSVREVIDDLVLSNAVRRAVIGLMKTQAREFAPEVRVNAVLPGAHETPRIEELVDAAVERGEYDSYEAGIESWSDAPLGRVGQPEELGDVVAFLSSARSSYVTGTALPVDGGSMRS, from the coding sequence ATGGACCTCGAACTCGACGGGAACGTGGCACTGTGTACCGCGGCGACGAGCGGACTCGGACTGGCGAGCGCCGAGCGACTGGCCCGCGAGGGGGCCGACGTGGCCGTCTGCGGGACGACGCCCGCCCACGTCGACGGCGCCCGCGAGCGACTGGACGCGGCCGGTGAGGGCGACGTACTCGCGGTCGAAGCGGACATCACCGACCGCGACGAGGTGGAAGCGTTCGTCGAGGAGACGGTCGCGGAACTCGGCGGCCTCGACCACGTGGTCACCAGTGCGGGCGGCCCCGCACCCGGGTCCTTCCTCGACACCACCGAACGGGAGTGGTACGGTGCCTACGACGTACTGGTGATGAGCGTCGTCTGGACCACGCGGTTCGCGTACCCGTACCTGCGCGACTCCGAGGCCGGGACCGTCGTCAACATCACCTCCCGGTCGGTCCGGGAGGTCATCGACGACCTCGTGCTGTCGAACGCCGTCCGGCGGGCGGTCATCGGCCTGATGAAGACACAGGCCCGCGAGTTCGCGCCCGAAGTCCGGGTCAACGCGGTGCTCCCGGGCGCACACGAGACGCCGCGCATCGAGGAACTGGTCGACGCCGCCGTCGAACGCGGCGAGTACGACTCCTACGAGGCGGGCATCGAATCGTGGTCGGACGCGCCGCTGGGACGCGTCGGCCAACCCGAAGAACTCGGCGACGTGGTCGCCTTCCTCTCGTCGGCGCGGTCGTCGTACGTCACCGGGACGGCGCTCCCGGTCGACGGCGGGTCGATGCGAAGTTAA
- a CDS encoding CopG family transcriptional regulator, with amino-acid sequence MGNKNKTISFRVSEDKFETLREIAEERDISLSAVFRDYVDTLVAHDGQVTVAPDHELEAATKESSSESFPPKVEVPKSFVREHERLELEAEHLREQLEEHKRYVTKLRQQLDEMDQDEVIHLEDLDEGEEEDASYRIGSFDDL; translated from the coding sequence ATGGGGAACAAAAACAAGACCATCTCCTTCCGCGTCAGCGAAGACAAGTTCGAGACGCTTCGCGAAATCGCGGAGGAGCGCGACATCTCCCTCTCCGCGGTCTTCCGCGACTACGTCGACACGCTGGTGGCCCACGACGGGCAGGTGACCGTCGCGCCGGACCACGAACTGGAGGCGGCGACCAAGGAGTCCAGCAGCGAAAGCTTCCCGCCGAAAGTCGAAGTGCCCAAGAGCTTCGTCCGGGAGCACGAACGCCTCGAACTCGAAGCCGAGCACCTCCGCGAGCAACTGGAAGAACACAAGCGCTACGTGACGAAACTACGCCAGCAACTCGACGAGATGGACCAAGACGAGGTCATCCACCTCGAGGACTTAGACGAAGGCGAGGAAGAGGACGCCTCCTACCGCATCGGTAGTTTCGACGACCTGTAG
- a CDS encoding replication factor A (Replication protein A protects and stabilize the intermediate ssDNA that is generated by the unwinding action of a DNA helicase at the replication fork. In addition, SSBs prevent the formation of secondary structures by single-stranded template DNA.), translating to MSETDLRTHAEEIHEQFSDQLDLTVDDVEERLETLVDEYKVPLTEARRSVTNTYLDEAGMDRDQLSGGGGNEQVTVSDVDAPEEWVDMRVTVVELWDPRADAVAQVGLLGDETGTIKFTKWSKSDLPELEEGKSYALRNVVTDEYQGRFSVKLNRTTTIEELDEEIEVGDDSVEVEGALVDIQSGSGLIKRCPEDDCTRVLQNGRCSEHGEVEGEFDLRIKGVLDDGEEVIEVIFDEEATEQLTGISLEEAKEMAMDALDTTVVADEMRKDILGRYYRVTGPTFGRYVLADEQERLTGTVDADELLIKARSI from the coding sequence ATGAGCGAGACAGATTTGCGTACCCACGCCGAAGAGATACACGAGCAGTTTTCCGACCAGTTAGACCTCACGGTCGACGACGTCGAGGAGCGCCTCGAAACGCTGGTCGACGAATACAAGGTCCCCCTCACCGAGGCGCGCCGGAGCGTCACCAACACGTACCTCGACGAGGCGGGCATGGACCGCGACCAGTTGAGCGGCGGTGGCGGCAACGAACAGGTGACGGTCTCGGACGTCGACGCCCCCGAGGAGTGGGTCGACATGCGCGTCACCGTCGTCGAACTGTGGGACCCGCGCGCCGATGCCGTCGCGCAGGTCGGACTGCTCGGCGACGAGACGGGCACCATCAAGTTCACCAAGTGGTCGAAGTCCGACCTCCCCGAACTCGAGGAGGGGAAGTCCTACGCCCTGCGCAACGTCGTCACCGACGAGTATCAGGGCCGGTTCTCGGTAAAACTCAACCGGACGACGACCATCGAGGAACTCGACGAGGAGATAGAGGTCGGCGACGACAGCGTCGAAGTCGAGGGCGCACTCGTCGACATCCAGTCCGGGTCGGGCCTCATCAAACGGTGTCCCGAAGACGACTGCACGCGCGTCCTCCAGAACGGCCGCTGTAGCGAACACGGCGAGGTCGAAGGCGAGTTCGACCTCCGCATCAAGGGCGTTCTCGACGACGGCGAGGAAGTCATCGAGGTCATCTTCGACGAGGAAGCCACCGAGCAGTTGACCGGCATCTCCCTCGAAGAGGCCAAGGAGATGGCGATGGACGCCCTCGATACGACGGTGGTCGCCGACGAGATGCGCAAGGACATCCTCGGCCGCTACTACAGGGTGACCGGGCCGACGTTCGGCCGGTACGTCCTCGCGGACGAACAGGAGCGACTGACCGGGACAGTGGACGCGGACGAACTACTCATCAAAGCGAGGTCGATATAA